The Silene latifolia isolate original U9 population chromosome 4, ASM4854445v1, whole genome shotgun sequence region CTTTCTGCCTCAACCTTGTTCATGAAGAACCCAAATTTGTCAATTAGGGTAGCTGCTGATAACTCATTGTTAGATCAGGTTTCTTTTACGGCCATAGTGGGTTTTAGTACATCAAAAAGCTAGAGGTATATCTACTTATGGAAGGCTTCTATGAATCAGGCTGTCTCTTGAATGTTCATAATTTAGGGTAGGTAAGTCCTCATCATATTACAGTTAGCTCAGATTAGTGAAACTGTGTAATAGTTCTTCACTAACTTCTGCCTGGTTTATCAGATGATAGTTAGTGTAACCCCTTAGCTCTTTGCACAATAATTATTTTTTGGTTTTGtgttaatactccctccgttcccTCTCCCCTCTGAATTTATCCCAAAACTATTCTCATTTCTGAATTTAGTATAAGAAACTGCACATCAAATATTCCCCCTAGATAATAAACTACCACCATGACAACATTGTTCCCATTCTCTTTTATTCAATGGGTAGTGTAGGTAATTTATCACTTTTCCTTAAATCACCCAAAATGGAATAGGGCAATAAAAGTGGAATGAAGGGAGTACTTTTTTGTGTGTGCATGATGAAGTCTTGAGTCCCCTATGATGCTATCGTTCTACTATTTTATCAGTTGCTAATTATTTGACCTGTTATTTCTCAGCTGACAGTATCTTATGAAGTTCCGCAAATTTTAGTACCCGTCTCATCAGTAAGCTTTCTGGCCTTCAAAATTACACATATGTTAATCCCGGTTGGTAGAAACAGATGATAGTAGAAGGATGAGCTAATTGGGAAAAAAGGCCGGTTGATTGGTGGATCTTTGtttctaatttttttatttttgttttctgaATGTTTGTACTCACTAATTACAGGCGCTTCAACCTTTTCTCCAAAGCCTATTACTACGAGGTTTGGAAAGATTTTCAAATTTTGCAAAGAGCCGTCGTCTAGACACAACCTCTTGATGCCTGACTCTTTGTATGAATCCTGAGTCTACTACCTAGGATCCATTAGTCCTCACATTCATCTGTGGTCTAGTATTGACATGTTGTTATGGCTCATGGTGAGTGGAGGCTCTGATCATTGTTTGCAGGCAGTAAATATATTAATTGTATCACAAAGAGATGTTTCCAAGTTACAGAGTCTGTTTTATTGTTTACAGTTTATACCTGAATGTGAGTTGTGATACATGCGGCAATGCCCCGTTCGTTGACAATTGTTCTTACATGTCTAAAGTGTACACACTCTGTATCCCACATTTGTTCCCCTGGATATACTTATACTGTCCTGACACTGGTAATTTGAATATATAGTTATGGTTCTGGTGATTCATTAATATAAATACTGTTGTGCTGCACTTTTAATTGGTAACTGAATGATGTCAAATTGTCAATCAGTGTATAATTGACTTGCAGATGTTCGAAGCTAGTAGATTCGGAGCATTCCGAACTGGTATGACAAAATAGAACTAATCACTCaaatataatcacaaaaataatcAATCCCTGGTATATACACATGAGCCACAACCAATTTAAACAACTAAACTTGAGGAAACCTAACAAAACTGAGCTGCTTTTTTCTAAATTCTTACTCGAGCAATGTTTGGGTAGGAATATGTTCGTATCAATCATCACACAGATTGTATTTACAGAGCGGGGAATAAGAGTCAATGATCATGGTTGGCGTCAAGCATGTTTTGCAGAGTGGTCAAGGCTTCAGATGAGAGGCTGCACTTGAATCTCTGGCCTTGTTGAAGATCTGGTGTAGAAGAAAAGCAGACGACGACAACAGTGAGATTGTCGAAGGTGTTGAGGTTCAAGGCCTCTCTCACAAGCTCCTTTGCACTTTGTTGTGGGTCTCCGTGCCGTCTCAATCCCCGACGCACTACCCTGACTGCTTGTTGGCTTGACATCACATCCCAGATTCCATCACACCCTATTATCaggaactcgtcgtcttctgtcAATATTATCTGTCTCACTTCTGGTTCTGCAATTAGGGTTGAAGCAGTACCGTTGGGTAATTTCATATCCCAGTCCCCCAATGCCCGAGACACTGACAGTATTCCATTTAGGTATCCATCCTCCACATATCCTCCCATTTCTTCCACTCTTCTCTTCTCGCTTGCAGTTGTAGGTCTGTGGTCTTCAGACATTTCAATGGCCTCTCCTTTCCGACACAGAACTGCTCGACAGTCCCCCGCATTAGCAACCAGCAAGAGCCTGATGAAGACAAAATCAACAATTTGGAATGAGACAATGGAAACAAGGAAAGGTCACCCAAGTCCCAAGTCCTGTATTAATTACCTTCCTAATACGAAAGCGGTCAGAGCAGTTGTCCCTGAAGAGGAACTGATGGTGCATTCGTCAGCTAGGGCTAGATCTGCAAGTAGGAAGGCTCTGGAAATGCATTTCTTCACCCCTCGAAGAAATAATTCGTCCAAGTCACACGATTCTGGAAAGCCAGCATCGTTGAAAAATATTCTCATCACATTTTTCCTAACATAAGCTGCGGCTTCAGGTCCTCCATGACCATCAAAGACCCCATAGAAAGCACTGGGGTTTGGACATCTAAACAGTGAGCCCATATGCATGGCAAGATCATCAATCATTATGTGCTCATCCTCCATAAACCGACGTGGCCCGATGTCAGCAAAGCCTCCTGAGCGAATGGTTGGGACAAACGGCATCACAGTAACACCATGAGAAGTATCTGAGGTGCTTTTACCCTGAAAAGAGACGGAAAAACAGCAGTAGTATCAGATGCCTAACTTTGAAGCGTTAACACAATAACAGTAACACGTGATGGTTGTAAGAGGAGTAGAGGACACAATTTGGCAGAATGAAACCATGTATACCAACCTCAAAAGTTAAGCTTGGACAGTTGGAACATTGTTTGTTGACTAGTAAAGTAAAGCTTTGGGGAAAGCGGTTTGAGTTTAGGAATTGGTGAGGTTGACAAGTTACAGGGAGAGTCTTGAACTTGTAACAGATAAAACTTGAAATCCTGAGCATAAGAGGGTAAGGTTGGGTGGATATTATTGTAAGAGGACCAACTCTTGTTATGTTTTCAAACATCTAAATGAGAGAATCTGTAATAACCAACCTATAAAGATTATCTTAATTAAGGTTTTATGAATCCATGGACACTGAAAACAAGAGGTTAAATGAAGCACTCAAATACAAGTATCTAATAATTTTGCATCCTCTACGTCAATCACAACCACAGCATacatgaagatgaagatgaaaaaccaagaaaataataaaaaaatgaaaaataagaaAGCAAGAAGAAAGCATACGATTAGAGAGGAAGAAATGAGAGCATCAAGATTGGGAAGAGAAAGGAGTTGAGTTTGTGCACGCATTCTGGTTGTGATCACAATTCACAAACGGAGAGATGATGgaattattaattaataataataataattacacaAAAGATAGAAAAAGGCCCTTGTCTTGTTGATGTTTTATACAGtagtattaattaattaaaattaaaatgggGAAGGAAATAGTAAGATAAGAAAGGTAAAGAGAGAGAGATGATTAATTCAAGTTGAACCCTTCAAGTTAAACCCAAGGTTGATTTAATTTTAATATACAAATGAATAGTATTAGACGACTCTTTCTTTTTGTGTTTCTTAGGGGGGTGGGAATGGGATGACTCGTTTCGTTTCATGTTTATCatcatttaattatttatttaaatcctaaataattAGTCTCGTCTTGATAGGAAAATCCCGCCTTGCACTCCTGTTACATGACATAATTGTCATCCAAATTGCTTGTACAGGTTTGTTGAAATTGAAGTActctgtattattattattatactgcCAGCGTGCACCTCAACATTTGAACCTCCCATTAATCATTAATCAATCATCCAAACCACTATTTCTATGATCTAAAGATAGGGCTGGCTCATTTTGTATAATTCCTCTCTGCTTCAAACTTGTTATAGTATCCTAGTTAGTAATTAAAAACTGCAGCTGCTTTTGGCTTTTGGGACTGGGTATAAGTTTAACAAGCAAAGCTAAAAAATTGTCAACCACATAAAGTAACCAACCATAGGGGGGACCTTGTTCCATAAAATACTTTCACAAGCAAAGCTAATTTGCCTGttacttctctctctctctttctacCTAGTAATTTGTTATTATTGTCAGCTTCTAGAGCTTTTGGTTATCCAAATCTTGACTTACCTTGTTCCGACTGCAAGACTGTCAAATATGGAGTAATCAACAATATTTCTGACTGCCAAACTATAACTAGTCATTGTTTAGAGATGGTTTTAGGTTCGCATGTGCTATAAGTAGGCCTAATTATCCTTTTCTAGCATCACCCCAAGATTACTACTTCATACTCACTATGTTACCTCCCACTCTTTGTCGCCCTCCAACTAGCCTATTAACGGAATTCAGTTGAGATGTGACAGTATAACAGGCAACATTATGAAATCTCCAgcatttttttataaaaatattaatgTTTTGGGTATGAAATGGTGTTCTGTTGTCTCAAAACAACATATTAGCAAGACAATGTAATGAAAATTTTCAACTTAGGTCGCTGAAACGACAGTTGGAGAGGGGATGCTAAGTAAATAAGTTCAGGATAATTGCTGACTAGTAGAATTAATTGGTTTAATTAAGGAAAATCAAGTAGTAAGATTCGATGTCATGCTTTCTGCTTCGTAGGCAATGGTCGGAGAATAtaattatatataaatataaaaaagGAAGGAGTTAAGGTAAGTTGGGTAAATGCAGTAAGTAGTGGAGCAGGGAGGACAAAGAAGagcatatgaaaaaaaaaaaaaaaaaaaaaagaagaagaaaagtagCAAGTGTAATGGGTAGAACATGGGGGTTTTTAATTTTTAGCCCACAAAGATCCCTTGTCTGTGGTTTCTGGTTATTCTACTTTCCTCCCTTTTTGCCATTAACCGTCTTCTCTGCAGCATCCACTCATCTAAAAGGAAAAGGAAGCATGCCTATTTTCATATGGGTCGGTTTTGGCCCATTATTATATCCTCCCCACTAACTCCAGTTTCTACTGTCTTTCTTACTTATATACATCTGCATTTGCATTTTGTTGCTGAGCTCTGGATTCCTTTACTACATTCTGCATGCTTTCCTCTTTACCCCTTTGCCTTTCTACACTTGGCAACTGCGTCTAAGAATATACTTGTTTTTTTTGTTAGACAATTCTATTCTTCTCATCTAAATTGCCAACTTTTTTGTAGTGGAGTTTGATGGCGAATATCCATCTGCCATTGTTATTTTTACACATTATTGTATTCTTTTGCGCTACATGTTCCGATGCTAGACACCACAAGCACACATTTAAACGACACAAACACTCACAATCCCATGATTCTCCTCCAGCATCAGGGATTTCTATTCCGCCTACGTCTCCGCCTCAAGAACCAGCTGATGCACCAATCTATAATGATCCTAGCGGTGTTTTCGATGTTTTGAGTTTTGGTGCAGTAGGAGATGGCATTGTTGATGATACTGAAGCCTTCATGATGGGTTGGGATGCAGCTTGCAGCAACACTGATACTGCAACTTCTGTCTTACATGCTCCTGCAGGATATACCTTCATGATTCAGTCTACCATCTTCACCGGACCTTGCCAAGCTCACATCATTTTCCAGGTATTTGTTTCTGTTTCTTTTGTGAGAAACGATAATATAGCTCGCCTCGTTTATCTTTTTCCTGATGATCTGCTCTGAAACAGATTGACGGGTCCTTAGTGCCACCTGATGGGCCTGAAGCATGGCCACATAGTATGAGTAAGCATCAATGGCTGGTGTTCTTTAGACTAGAGGGCATGTCACTTGAAGGAGGCGGGCGCATTGACGGGCGAGGCCAAAAATGGTGGGATCTCCCTTGCAAGCCTCACAAGGTTCCATCTTTGTGCTCTTGTTACGAGAATTCCCCTTTGATGTTGGTTGTATCTGTCATTTTGTTCCACTGAAACATGGAAGCTGAAGTTTACATATTTGTTTCACGTATACAGGGAATCAATGGAACAACAATGCCCGGTCCTTGTGATAGCCCCATTGTAAGCTCCCATTCAATCTATTAATAGTTTTAATACCAATGAATAAATTTTAACGCAGCATTTTACTGTCATCATGTAGGCCATTAGGTTCTTTGAGAGCTCCAATTTGAGAGTCAAAGGACTAAAAATCCAAAATAGTCCTCAGTTCCACTTCAGATTTGATGTTTGCCACAATGTTCATATAGAATCCATTCACATAACAGCTCCCACCTTGAGTCCTAACACGGATGGCATTCACATCGAGAACACCAACAATGTCGAGATATACAATTCCGTAATTTCCAACGGTTAGGTTCTTAATACCAAACGTGTCATACCCCCCCACCCATCTACTTataattttcataaaattgtggTCCTCTGTACAGGGGATGACTGTGTTTCAATTGGCTCTGGTTGCTATGATGTAGACATCAGGAACATCACCTGTGGTCCTGGTCATGGAATCAGGTACTTGCCTTTTCCCTACAGACAACCTAACACTCTTGTGGCCGAAATCTGACATCAATCATTTGCTGTTTAGTATTGGGAGTCTCGGAAACCACAACTCTAGAGCGTGTGTGCAGAATGTGACAGTCAGAGATTCAAAAATCAGAGTATCGCAGAATGGGGTACGGATAAAGACATGGCAAGGGGGCTCAGGAGGGGTGTCGGGGGTGAGATTTGACAACATCCGTATGGAAGCAGTTAGGAACCCCATCATAATAGATCAGTATTACTGTCA contains the following coding sequences:
- the LOC141652430 gene encoding putative protein phosphatase 2C 2, whose product is MRAQTQLLSLPNLDALISSSLIGKSTSDTSHGVTVMPFVPTIRSGGFADIGPRRFMEDEHIMIDDLAMHMGSLFRCPNPSAFYGVFDGHGGPEAAAYVRKNVMRIFFNDAGFPESCDLDELFLRGVKKCISRAFLLADLALADECTISSSSGTTALTAFVLGRLLLVANAGDCRAVLCRKGEAIEMSEDHRPTTASEKRRVEEMGGYVEDGYLNGILSVSRALGDWDMKLPNGTASTLIAEPEVRQIILTEDDEFLIIGCDGIWDVMSSQQAVRVVRRGLRRHGDPQQSAKELVREALNLNTFDNLTVVVVCFSSTPDLQQGQRFKCSLSSEALTTLQNMLDANHDH
- the LOC141652428 gene encoding polygalacturonase At1g48100-like is translated as MANIHLPLLFLHIIVFFCATCSDARHHKHTFKRHKHSQSHDSPPASGISIPPTSPPQEPADAPIYNDPSGVFDVLSFGAVGDGIVDDTEAFMMGWDAACSNTDTATSVLHAPAGYTFMIQSTIFTGPCQAHIIFQIDGSLVPPDGPEAWPHSMSKHQWLVFFRLEGMSLEGGGRIDGRGQKWWDLPCKPHKGINGTTMPGPCDSPIAIRFFESSNLRVKGLKIQNSPQFHFRFDVCHNVHIESIHITAPTLSPNTDGIHIENTNNVEIYNSVISNGDDCVSIGSGCYDVDIRNITCGPGHGISIGSLGNHNSRACVQNVTVRDSKIRVSQNGVRIKTWQGGSGGVSGVRFDNIRMEAVRNPIIIDQYYCQGRGCNNESSAVFVRDIVYSSVKGTYDVRSPPMQFACSDALPCANITLADIELLPAQGQMVLDAFCWNAYGSLDSLTIPPVTCLQQGDPPQPVLQTTFDRC